The stretch of DNA TGCGCCCGGCAGGTTTCGCGCCCATGACGGATGGACGACACATGAAAGCCGTAGCGGGAAGCCCAGTCGCGGGGCAGCACTTCATCGAACCAGCGCTCCACTTTGACGGCGTTCCAGCGGGCGGGAACCCACTCCAGCCGCGCCGCGACCCGGCCAATGTGGGTGTCTACGGGCATGGCAGGCCGCGCCAGATCGAACAGCAGCACGAGCGAAGCCGTTTTCATGCCCACCCCCGGCAACGATTCCAGCAGGGCGCGGGCTTCGGCGTCGTTCAGGTCGTGCGTGTCTTGCAGGCTCAGGGTGCCCCGCGTTTCTTCCAGTCTGTACAGCACATTATAAATGTAATCGGCCTTGACCCGCGCCAACCCGCCGCCCGCGCTCCGTAACACCCCCTCTATCCCGTCTGGGCCATCGGCCAATGCCGCTTCCCACTGCGGATAGCTGGCTTTCAGGGCTGCAAATTGCCGCCGCGCAATAATGCTCGTATTCTGCTGCGACAAGATGGTGCCGATCAAGGCATCCACAGGCTCAGGGCTGCGGCGCGGCGCGGGCAGCGTGGGCAAATAGCGTTCCCGCAAACGCCGCGCCACTTCCCCTAAATCGGCGGGCGGGGGCTGCTGCTCGGCAAGGGTAAGTTTGGGCAGTATGGATTTGGGCAGTGTGGATTTGGGCAAACGGGCGGCGGGCGGCACAGCCTAAGGTAAGAG from Deinococcus sp. QL22 encodes:
- the nth gene encoding endonuclease III, which encodes MPPAARLPKSTLPKSILPKLTLAEQQPPPADLGEVARRLRERYLPTLPAPRRSPEPVDALIGTILSQQNTSIIARRQFAALKASYPQWEAALADGPDGIEGVLRSAGGGLARVKADYIYNVLYRLEETRGTLSLQDTHDLNDAEARALLESLPGVGMKTASLVLLFDLARPAMPVDTHIGRVAARLEWVPARWNAVKVERWFDEVLPRDWASRYGFHVSSIRHGRETCRAQRPLCGECVLQDLCPSAGVFLAGSPNPDQAIPNRAKTPAE